One Mangrovimonas cancribranchiae DNA segment encodes these proteins:
- a CDS encoding PLD nuclease N-terminal domain-containing protein: protein METTLILGFVILTIILWFWAIIDITRSRFKSPNMNTIWLLAVLFFPVLGSVFYFQLRKKFVTKEPRKFQPNFNRTELKTTE from the coding sequence ATGGAAACAACATTGATTCTCGGATTTGTTATTTTGACCATTATATTATGGTTTTGGGCAATTATTGACATAACAAGGTCGAGATTTAAAAGTCCGAATATGAATACAATTTGGCTTTTAGCTGTTCTATTTTTTCCAGTTTTAGGTTCAGTCTTCTATTTTCAATTGAGAAAAAAGTTTGTAACGAAAGAACCGAGAAAGTTTCAACCGAATTTTAACAGAACGGAATTAAAAACGACTGAATAA
- a CDS encoding DUF1643 domain-containing protein, whose product MNSSKIEWIYLNNEENTERYILGENGKNIVACIGINPSTAEPNSLDPTLKKVKRVSEFNGFDGWIMYNVYPQRATDPNDLDAELNNDKRIKNSGTIRQSIKHLGIDTIWVAYGDLIEIRNYLPYCLADLFMKLSDLNLNWKIIKNTTKKGHPRHPLYQVSESELLDFDMKKYINEIIKPKTAEFDKIYVDGIELK is encoded by the coding sequence ATGAATAGTTCAAAAATTGAATGGATTTACCTAAATAACGAAGAAAATACTGAAAGATATATTTTAGGCGAAAACGGAAAAAATATTGTTGCGTGTATTGGGATTAACCCAAGTACAGCGGAACCGAATTCACTCGACCCAACTCTCAAAAAAGTAAAGCGTGTGTCGGAATTTAATGGGTTTGATGGTTGGATTATGTATAATGTTTATCCACAAAGAGCAACTGACCCAAACGATTTGGACGCTGAACTTAACAATGACAAACGAATTAAGAACAGCGGAACTATTCGACAATCAATTAAGCATTTAGGAATTGATACAATTTGGGTTGCTTATGGCGATTTGATTGAAATCCGAAATTATCTACCTTATTGTTTAGCCGATTTATTTATGAAATTAAGTGACCTAAACTTAAATTGGAAAATAATAAAAAACACAACTAAAAAAGGACATCCAAGACATCCACTATATCAAGTATCGGAAAGTGAGCTTTTGGATTTTGATATGAAAAAGTATATTAACGAGATAATCAAACCCAAAACGGCTGAATTTGACAAAATTTACGTTGACGGTATTGAACTTAAATAA
- a CDS encoding DUF5694 domain-containing protein: MKKYILSLACYLTMFTGFAQSFSNPDSILVGNKKLPKVLLVGSWHFSYYGLDAHKTDEEKKVNIYSKKRQTELKELLDYLAEFMPTKIVVESGRNTGYLINNLKRYKKGEEALYASERSQIGMRLVDRFQLDTIYGVDAYPLILELRDHKDSLSPKTYIDEILEKHHFGGDDDIHKRYNQLYEHQDEMRTKHTLLESFKYLNSAKVIDRYFGSYIEGGQFDSENFEGADALSMFWINRNLRIYRNIQKIGFDENDRILILFGTAHIPLLKFFFQSSPLYELVDFEDVGE, translated from the coding sequence ATGAAAAAGTACATTTTATCATTGGCCTGTTATTTAACAATGTTTACAGGGTTTGCACAAAGTTTTTCTAACCCTGATTCTATTTTGGTTGGAAACAAAAAGTTGCCCAAGGTCTTACTTGTCGGAAGTTGGCATTTCAGTTATTATGGATTGGATGCTCATAAAACGGATGAAGAAAAAAAAGTCAATATTTACTCTAAAAAAAGACAGACAGAACTGAAAGAATTACTTGATTATCTTGCAGAATTTATGCCTACCAAAATTGTAGTCGAGTCAGGAAGAAATACGGGGTATTTAATCAATAATTTAAAAAGATATAAAAAAGGTGAAGAAGCATTATATGCTAGTGAAAGAAGTCAAATCGGAATGCGATTGGTCGATAGATTTCAGTTGGACACTATTTATGGTGTGGATGCTTATCCTCTTATTCTAGAATTACGAGACCATAAAGATTCACTTTCTCCAAAAACTTACATTGATGAAATTTTAGAAAAACATCATTTCGGTGGCGATGATGATATTCATAAACGATACAATCAGCTATATGAACATCAAGATGAAATGAGAACTAAACATACGTTGCTTGAAAGTTTTAAATATCTCAATTCTGCAAAAGTTATTGACAGATATTTTGGTTCATACATTGAAGGCGGACAATTTGATTCTGAAAACTTTGAAGGTGCTGATGCTCTTTCTATGTTTTGGATAAACAGAAATTTAAGGATTTACCGAAATATTCAGAAAATAGGTTTTGACGAGAACGACAGAATATTGATTTTATTTGGTACGGCACACATTCCGTTGCTTAAATTTTTCTTTCAAAGTTCTCCGTTATATGAGTTAGTCGATTTTGAAGATGTAGGGGAATAA